A window of the Falco biarmicus isolate bFalBia1 chromosome 10, bFalBia1.pri, whole genome shotgun sequence genome harbors these coding sequences:
- the IGSF22 gene encoding LOW QUALITY PROTEIN: immunoglobulin superfamily member 22 (The sequence of the model RefSeq protein was modified relative to this genomic sequence to represent the inferred CDS: inserted 8 bases in 6 codons; deleted 5 bases in 4 codons; substituted 8 bases at 8 genomic stop codons): protein MVLKVPVYLVGTIKTLAAGEKKEVVSRKSSPXLESFSMVTCFFKILAGESIPEFVEKPCLLTASRVIFHRSFLLVIKYSDLNTNKKRNSLIHLPYPLTTAPAYVELLLFAFSVVFFFHYNLNAFTVMIQVNYKCVVSNTHTDAIYTVSLIITKGSGPVTSDRLKLLKVTERQTAAFGMHLQKKVQNFSWKFSGKELKWDDDYEIIPSGNGLAHTVKTKGVQSSDFKELVQTGDPAQNTLLFVDHNPKPGISPAQEPVLYPAKTKPTVLICKVLAGTHHFFLPTSSPFPGILIQFVSNLRNTQVKKKGKACLECVLTSEGVMLKGVKNGXMIETCPKHTMKHEGKRAELIIINAAELSDSGDCAAIXATQDGDPNEQYGSASVTVEDDVPHKPCPDLMIILHSFSVHVLPLVFLPETFATMYVCDFHALTGHSAELCVVLNDXKVEGICVGCPLPQSSCQITDMKGIWIVKQGATNPLTERERTVKGDSPVTQKPVPELFAARSITVKTTHTASIKVPFKAKPMPKVTWFKDGIAVAEAVMEKASDCVIIKTSAHTGDKPKSPQGKVEFLQTWGKCKVRWKAPKGNGXKQVTLSGIERRMAGKKLWIQVGAESNYTTFAVAKVEEGKEFRIVEHLRRVSQPQVVDVRKEAVTITWNFPAWDRGSPVQGYIIEKKKGTNLYIPITKEPVQGTRFKWMVFGRMHSEFHVIAVNHTGLGLFSMPSTXLVAKDPIKPPGLLKVVDFSNSSISLAWQEPDQGDMLLGYVLEVXAEDTKKWTKCTKIPLSSTTYTVGGLQEXKYDFXTXAVNEVSMGEACTGGSCTHRCPFYAQRHGFCYHPSQETEHYSYTFVLASPPPPVMWQNKAYQQEGGGQEPFPVLTKRSVSDLYQIILKESYKEALYDVQMHVAGTVFIDFPSPHTYLQLVGEFPNTVTLNHSSDVEDXDCGVLKCDVSTATWFSHREGLQQXVTGLLPGRKHFXVIVRSDTGDTGPLDSQEQWCISKDRCKREYSRVVIPKLFGFVLVQEIVLMVLALCLHVGVCNRQCSAKQPTVTLPSAECFDFNMEPPRKDCSSHSIAPVKNHSTGHGNSHAMSCTFISNPXPTVTLYRGNISLTSKSKLWFDSTNSICLLMVPTTWTYRLMICGKSDLQPLQFVGGDSFQVEDDKGLLDIPTENFQKSKHKM from the exons ATGGTCTTGAAAGTTCCTGTCTATTTAGTAGGAACAATCAAGACCTtagcagctggggagaaaaaag AAGTTGTTTCTAGGAAGTCTTCTCCCTAATTGGAGTCTTTTAGCATGGTAACCTGCTTCTTCAAGATCCTTGCTGGAGAAAGCATTCCTGAATTTGTGGAGAAACCTTGTCTACTGACAGCATCAAGGGTGA TTTTCCACAGGTCATTTTTGTTAGTGATTAAATACAGTGatttaaacacaaataaaaaaaggaattcacTAATACATTTGCCATATCCACTCACCACTGCCCCAGCCTATGtggagcttttgctttttgctttctctgtggttttttttttccattacaatcTGAATGCTTTTACTGTGATGATACAGGTTAACTACAAGTGTGTAGTGTCCAATACCCACACTGATGCCATCTATACAGTATCCTTGATCATAACTAAAGGTA GTGGGCCTGTAACTTCTGACAGACTGAAACTACTGAAAGTGACTGAAAGACAGACAGCAGCATTTGGAATGCACCTGCAAAAGAAAGTGCAAAACTTCAGTTGGAAGTTCAGTGGGAAAGAGTTGAAGTGGGATGATGACTATGAAATTATCCCATCTGGCAATGGGTTGGCCCACACTGTGAAAACTAAGGGCGTTCAGTCCAGTGACTTTAAAGAACTTGTTCAGACTGGAGATCCAGCGCAGAATACTCTGCTCTTTGTTGATCATAA TCCCAAGCCTGGAATCTCTCCTGCACAGGAGCCCGTGTTGTATCCTGCAAAGACAAAGCCAACTGTTTTGATTTGTAAGGTGCTTGCTGGTACGCACCATTTTTTCTTGCCAacctcttcccctttcccaggcATTCTAATTCAATTTGTCAGCAATCTCAGGAACACCCAAGtcaaaaagaagggaaaagccTGCCTGGAGTGCGTGCTGACTTCTGAAGGTGTCATGCTGAAGGGGGTGAAGAATGGATGAATGATTGAGACATGTCCTAAGCACACCATGAAGCATGAAGGGAAGAGAGCTGAGCTCATCATCATTAATGCTGCTGAGCTGAGTGACTCAGGAGATTGCGCAGCCATT TAAGCTACACAAGATGGTGACCCTAATGAGCAGTATGGCAGTGCCAGTGTAACTGTGGAAG ATGATGTCCCCCACAAACCCTGTCCAGAT TTGATGATTATTCTGCACAGTTTTTCTGTTCATGTGCTTCCACTGGTTTTTCTTCCAGAGACATTTGCAACCATGTATGTGTGTGACTTCCATGCTCTAACTGGGCATTCTGCTGAGCTCTGTGTTGTCCTGAATG GCAAAGTGGAAGGAATATG TGTGGGTTGTCCCCTGCCTCAATCCTCTTGTCAGATTACGGATATGAAAGGAATCTGGATAGTGAAGCAGGGAGCCACAAACCCACTGACAGAACGGGAGAGGACTGTGAAGGGAG ATTCTCCTGTTACTCAAAAGCCTGTCCCTGAGCTTTTTGCTGCACGCAGCATTACTGTGAAAACTACGCATACAGCAAGCATCAAGGTGCCTTTCAAGGCAAAGCCAATGCCCAAAGTCACATGGTTCAAAGATGGCATTGCGGTGGCAGAAGCAGTGATGGAGAAGGCCAGTGACTGTGTTATAATCAAAACCT CGGCTCACACTGGAGACAAACCAAAATCCCCACAGGGGAAAGTAGAGTTCCTGCAA ACGTGGGGAAAATGTAAAGTGAGATGGAAAGCACCCAAAGGTAATG GAAAACAGGTGACTCTGTCAGGCATAGAGAGGAGGatggctgga aaaaaattgtggatCCAAGTAGGGGCGGAGAGCAACTACACCACATTTGCTGTGGCAAAagtggaggaagggaaagaattcAGAAT tgtagaaCATCTGAGACGGGTGTCTCAGCCTCAGGTTGTAGATGTCAGGAAAGAAGCTGTCACCATCACCTGGAACTTCCCAGCCTGGGACAGAGGTTCCCCAGTGCAGGGTTACatcatagaaaaaaagaaaggcaccAATCTTTATATCCCAATCACCAAGGAGCCAGTCCAAG GTACCAGATTCAAATGGATGGTTTTCGGGAGGATGCACAGTGAGTTCCATGTAATAGCTGTGAACCACACAGGCCTTGGACTTTTCAGCATGCCCTCAAC CCTCGTTGCAAAGGATCCCATCA AGCCTCCAGGACTGCTGAAGGTGGTGGATTTTTCCAACTCCAGCATTTCCTTAGCCTGGCAGGAGCCAGACCAGGGGGATATGCTGTTAGGATACGTACTAGAGGTGTGAGCTGAGGACACCAAGAAATGGACAAAATGCACCAAGATCCCTCTTTCTAGTACCACTTACACTGTGGGAGGTTTGCAGG ACAAGTATGACTTCTGAACCTGAGCTGTGAATGAAGTTAGTATGGGAGAAGCA TGTACAGGTGGCTCCTGTACACATAGATGTCCCTTTTATGCTCAAAGACATGGTTTCTGTTACCACCCAAGTCAGGAAACAGAGCATTATAGCTACACATTTGTCTTggcctccccaccaccaccagtgaTGTGGCAAAATAAGGCTTATCAACAAGAGGGAGGAGGACAAGAACCATTCCCAGTCCTTACCAAGCGATCAGTTTCTGACCTGTACCAGATTATCCTCAAGGAGAGTTATAAAGAAGCCCTTTATGATGTTCAAATGCACGTTGCAGGTACTGTA TTCATAGATTTCCCCTCACCGCACACCTACCTGCAGCTGGTTGGAGAATTCCCAAACACTGTGACCCTAAATCACAGCTCAGATGTAGAAGA TGATTGTGGTGTCCTGAAATGTGATGTCAGTACCGCCACATGGTTCAGCCACAGAGAAGGTCTACAGCAATAAGTCACAGGCCTGCTCCCAGGGAGGAAACACTTCTGAGTCATTGTGCGCAGTGACACTGGGGACACTGGCCCTCTAGATTCACAGGAGCAGTGGTGCATCTCCAAAGACAGATGCAAGC GCGAGTACAGCAGAGTA GTCATACCCAAGCTCTTTGGATTTGTACTGGTGCAGGAGATCGTCTTGATGGTGCTGGCTCTGTGCTTGCATGTTGGCGTGTGCAACAGACAGTGCAGTGCGAAGCAGCCCACAGTGACTCTTCCCTCAGCAGAGTGTTTTGACTTCAATATGGAGCCCCCGAGGAAGGACTGTTCTTCCCATTCCATCGCCCCTGTGAAGAACCACAGCACAGGTCATGGCAACAGCCACGCCATGAGCTGTACTTTCATCAGCAACC ACCCAACAGTGACCCTGTACAGGGGCAATATTAGCCTCACATCCAAGTCT AAGTTGTGGTTCGACTCAACAAATAGCATCTGTCTGCTTATGGTCCCTACAACTTGGACCTACAGGTTGATGATCTGTGGTAAATCAGATTTGCAGCCACTGCAATTTGTTGGGGGTGATTCCTTCCAGGTTGAG GATGATAAAGGTCTCCTGGACATACCGACAGAAAATTTCCAGAAGTCAAAACACAAGATGTAA